The Salvia splendens isolate huo1 chromosome 21, SspV2, whole genome shotgun sequence genome includes a window with the following:
- the LOC121784047 gene encoding putative cell wall protein, with translation MASSTSFFLFFLLVSCLALEAAAGREVLTDSKMSFDGTVWIPGLGRYMIPKKGSKSLDYNPITGSLGGNGLSIPGFGGSTGGRNYIPGGDDTFVPNPGTEVPVSGGGGIPVPSNP, from the coding sequence ATGGCTTCTTCaacctccttcttcctcttcttcctcctcgtctcGTGCCTGGCCCTCGAGGCGGCTGCAGGGCGTGAGGTCCTGACGGACTCCAAGATGTCCTTTGACGGCACTGTGTGGATCCCGGGCCTCGGCCGTTACATGATCCCCAAGAAAGGCTCCAAGTCCTTGGACTACAACCCCATCACTGGATCCCTGGGAGGGAACGGTTTGTCCATCCCAGGGTTCGGTGGCTCGACCGGAGGTCGCAACTACATCCCCGGTGGAGACGACACCTTCGTGCCCAACCCTGGCACGGAGGTGCCTGTCTCTGGCGGCGGAGGGATCCCCGTACCCTCCAACCCTTGA